From one Montipora capricornis isolate CH-2021 chromosome 10, ASM3666992v2, whole genome shotgun sequence genomic stretch:
- the LOC138019400 gene encoding ras-related protein Rap1-like, which yields MLSIEEGDSFDPPVYFKKFTIAVFGDSGVGKSSIVRLLVSDEHITEHEPTVEDFYVKQMTHRNKAYELHLIDTSGTYEFPAMRRIAMEKADAAVLVYSLDKPSSFLKLDRYMQEITKCCDDRNRKIPVIIVSNKSDLPNLSEPTFHNSYGLKISACVHLEGKWKCLWLATSAKFNLNVDTIFHKLLDKLSPEKNVPRKKTSLMKQILRN from the coding sequence ATGCTGAGCATAGAGGAAGGTGATTCGTTTGATCCCCCTGTTTATTTCAAGAAATTCACCATTGCTGTCTTTGGGGATTCTGGAGTGGGAAAATCGTCGATTGTGCGACTCCTTGTCAGCGATGAGCACATTACAGAACATGAACCCACTGTCGAAGACTTCTACGTTAAACAGATGACTCACCGAAACAAAGCTTATGAACTTCACCTAATCGACACATCTGGTACCTACGAGTTCCCCGCTATGAGAAGAATCGCAATGGAAAAAGCGGACGCTGCCGTTCTGGTTTATTCCTTAGATAAACCGTCTTCCTTCTTGAAGTTGGATAGATATATGCAGGAAATAACCAAATGTTGTGACGACAGAAACCGGAAAATTCCCGTGATTATTGTCTCCAACAAATCCGACTTACCAAACTTGTCGGAGCCAACGTTCCACAACTCGTATGGGCTCAAAATCAGCGCTTGTGTGCATTTGGAGGGAAAGTGGAAATGCTTATGGCTAGCCACCTCCGCCAAGTTTAACCTCAATGTGGATACAATATTCCACAAATTATTGGATAAGTTGAGTCCCGAGAAGAACGTTCCCAGAAAGAAGACAAGTTTAATGAAGCAGATATTGCGCAATTGA